TCTATCCCAACAGGAGATGAAAATAAAAGACCTGCCGGAAAACCTATTGAACCTGATATGTCAACAGGATTTGGAAAACCTTCTTATTCCATAGGATTTACTGCTACAAAACAGTTTAGTGATAACTGGACTTTTGTTTTTGATACAAATTATATTAAATTTTTAGAGCATACTTATAACGATGGAACAAGATATGAATTTGGAGATGAAACGAGATTTAATACAGCCTTAGTATATAGAACTATCACAATTCCAGAGAAAAAATTTAGATTAGATACAACAATTGAAGCAAATTATCTTTATCTGGCAAGAGATAAAGAAAATGGTGAAAAATTATCAGCATCAGGTGGTAAAATCTTATATAATCTTCTTGGATTTAGAGCATACTATAAAAATACTTCATTGGGAGCAGGTGTTAAAATTCCTGTATGGAAAAGTTTAAATGAAGAAGATCAACAACAAGGCTGTGAAGGAAAAGAAAAATATAGATTTATATTTACATTTTCTGTTTTATTTTGATAGAGGTTAAAAATGCATATACCTGATGGTTTTATTTCGCCAAAAGTATATATTCCTTTGTATATAGTTTCTGCCGGATTATGGAGTGTTGGATTTTATAAATTAAGAAAAGAGTTAAATGAAGAATCTCTCCCTTTGATAGCTACGTTGACAGCTTTATCATTTATTTTAATGTCTATAGCAATACCTATTCCGGGAGGAACCTCTGTTCACGGCACAGGGGTTGCCCTTTTATCAATATTAATATCTCCATGGATTAGTTTTATTGCTTCTTCATTAGTTTTGTTGATGCAGGCATTATTGTTTGGAGAAGGTGGTATAACAACTTTACCTGTTAATGCTATTGCTATATCTTTTATTGGAAGTTTTTCTGCTTATTTTTCTTTTAAAATATTAA
This DNA window, taken from Venenivibrio stagnispumantis, encodes the following:
- a CDS encoding transporter, whose amino-acid sequence is MKKLSVLVSTLLFSSYSFAHHGVASLGAAGLEGPGAPLETSSSATLPEGSWLGYMKLDYANFKKYDEQIFGTDQKDTAQFWLYGIGYGLKPYLSLYAFLPYNVKTKTDGSYNTSGFADISFMAVLGFKYDEGFKLVPKNESLDDMKDWHFTIYGGFSIPTGDENKRPAGKPIEPDMSTGFGKPSYSIGFTATKQFSDNWTFVFDTNYIKFLEHTYNDGTRYEFGDETRFNTALVYRTITIPEKKFRLDTTIEANYLYLARDKENGEKLSASGGKILYNLLGFRAYYKNTSLGAGVKIPVWKSLNEEDQQQGCEGKEKYRFIFTFSVLF
- a CDS encoding energy-coupling factor ABC transporter permease is translated as MHIPDGFISPKVYIPLYIVSAGLWSVGFYKLRKELNEESLPLIATLTALSFILMSIAIPIPGGTSVHGTGVALLSILISPWISFIASSLVLLMQALLFGEGGITTLPVNAIAISFIGSFSAYFSFKILRKLNEKFALIFAGFISLVLPAFFIAIILGIQPYIAHDESGKPLFFPFGIEITIPAIVIPHLFAGIGEGLFTMFIYSFIKRIKNVKR